Proteins encoded in a region of the Elizabethkingia bruuniana genome:
- a CDS encoding ClbS/DfsB family four-helix bundle protein encodes MPVPANKEELLKAIETNYSKLKKELETISVEETAVKELDGHAKGTLMSIDNLLAYLVGWGELVLKWNKSRAENKPVDFPETGYKWNELGKLAQKFYADYQNDDFNTLIRKLDDTVKKITALIESKTNDELYGVGWYEKWTLGRMIQFNTASPYNNARGRIRKWKKEKNL; translated from the coding sequence ATGCCTGTTCCTGCAAATAAAGAAGAATTGTTAAAAGCTATAGAAACAAATTACAGCAAACTAAAAAAAGAGCTGGAAACTATTTCTGTTGAGGAAACGGCAGTAAAAGAATTAGATGGTCATGCTAAAGGTACATTGATGAGCATTGATAATCTTTTGGCTTACCTTGTTGGATGGGGTGAACTAGTGTTAAAATGGAATAAAAGCAGGGCTGAAAATAAGCCTGTAGATTTTCCGGAAACGGGTTATAAATGGAATGAGCTGGGTAAACTGGCACAAAAGTTTTATGCAGATTATCAGAACGATGACTTTAATACGCTGATTCGAAAGCTTGATGATACGGTGAAGAAAATTACGGCTCTTATTGAAAGTAAAACCAATGATGAATTATATGGAGTTGGATGGTATGAGAAATGGACTTTGGGCAGAATGATACAGTTTAACACAGCTTCACCTTATAACAATGCCCGAGGAAGAATCAGAAAATGGAAGAAAGAAAAGAACTTATGA
- a CDS encoding NAD(P)H-binding protein, translated as MKTKVLILGANGAIAQHVVSFLKDNSNIELTLFARNTNGLNEDAQIIKGDVLNPADLEEAIKGQDIVYANLSGPMNHFAQAIVKTMDNEAVKRLIFVTSLGIYKEIPGKFGEWNEAIIGADLVRYRQAADIIENSDLDYTIVRPSWLTDKEETDYETTQKGEDFTGTEVSRKAVASYITNIILNPEKDMKASVGVQKPGSEGDKPAFM; from the coding sequence ATTGGGTGCCAATGGCGCCATCGCACAACATGTTGTCAGTTTTCTTAAGGACAACAGCAATATAGAATTAACATTATTTGCCAGAAATACTAACGGATTAAATGAAGATGCACAAATAATAAAAGGTGATGTATTAAATCCCGCTGATCTGGAGGAAGCCATAAAAGGTCAGGATATTGTATACGCCAATCTTTCCGGACCCATGAATCACTTTGCTCAGGCAATTGTAAAAACAATGGATAATGAAGCTGTAAAGCGTCTGATCTTTGTAACCTCTCTGGGAATTTATAAAGAAATACCCGGGAAATTCGGAGAATGGAATGAAGCCATTATCGGAGCCGATCTTGTCCGTTACCGTCAGGCAGCAGACATTATAGAAAACTCGGATCTCGATTATACGATAGTACGTCCATCGTGGCTAACGGATAAAGAAGAAACGGACTATGAAACAACACAAAAGGGTGAAGACTTCACCGGAACTGAAGTTTCCAGAAAAGCTGTAGCCAGCTACATTACAAACATTATTCTGAATCCTGAAAAGGATATGAAAGCCAGTGTAGGTGTTCAGAAACCAGGCTCTGAAGGTGATAAACCTGCTTTTATGTAA